One genomic segment of Acinetobacter sp. C26M includes these proteins:
- a CDS encoding patatin family protein, whose amino-acid sequence MLQQNRQALVVEGGGMRGAFTSGVLDAFLQQQFNPFDLCVGVSSGSTNVANYLAAQQGRTLQIYLDHSLRTEFIQYGRFFKGGDLLDLKWMWDVVEQEHPLNQAHLFANHPEFYMVLTHAISGEATYIKASRDNILEGLRASSSIPVLTRQAVEVFGEPYFDGGVADALPVPWAAQQHDVSKLMVLRTRPQNYYKASSKGDQLLAKYLFKQQRGFAQSLLTRTQRYNDAVEFTRTPSEQKILEVCPPDLKNMAGRLSKNKTKIRYSYDVGIETGLKAIEDWNKL is encoded by the coding sequence ATGCTTCAACAAAATCGTCAGGCACTGGTCGTTGAAGGCGGTGGAATGCGCGGTGCATTCACCAGCGGTGTCTTAGATGCATTTTTGCAGCAACAATTTAACCCCTTTGATCTTTGTGTCGGTGTCTCCTCTGGTTCAACCAATGTCGCCAACTACCTCGCTGCCCAACAAGGTCGGACCTTACAAATCTATTTAGATCATTCACTCCGCACTGAATTTATCCAATATGGTCGCTTTTTCAAAGGTGGTGACTTACTGGACTTAAAATGGATGTGGGATGTGGTTGAACAAGAGCATCCGCTCAATCAAGCTCATCTGTTTGCCAATCATCCTGAATTCTATATGGTACTCACCCACGCCATTTCAGGTGAAGCCACTTACATCAAAGCGTCTAGAGACAATATCTTAGAAGGTTTAAGAGCATCGAGTTCAATTCCTGTCTTGACTCGTCAAGCCGTTGAAGTCTTTGGTGAACCTTATTTTGATGGCGGCGTTGCCGATGCCTTACCCGTACCTTGGGCCGCCCAACAGCATGATGTTTCCAAGTTAATGGTGTTGAGAACACGTCCACAGAATTACTATAAAGCCAGCAGTAAAGGCGACCAGTTGCTTGCCAAATACCTGTTTAAACAGCAACGTGGTTTTGCGCAAAGTTTATTAACGAGGACTCAGCGTTATAACGATGCAGTCGAATTTACTCGTACCCCCTCTGAACAAAAAATCTTGGAAGTTTGCCCCCCTGATTTAAAAAATATGGCAGGTCGACTTTCAAAGAATAAGACCAAGATCCGTTATAGCTATGATGTTGGGATAGAAACAGGTTTAAAGGCAATTGAAGACTGGAACAAACTTTAA
- a CDS encoding GNAT family N-acetyltransferase — MYQIKQGNWDQLQHDAKLIRTLVFIQEQGIAEADEWDEQDAISQHFVIYDQDQPIATARLLQNNSVGRVAVLKAYRGQGLGQMIMLDIIAFAKQQGRAFLHLSSQVHAMSFYQQLGFVVQGDEYDECGIPHIEMIMSMIEQVQCK; from the coding sequence ATGTACCAAATCAAACAGGGAAATTGGGATCAATTACAGCATGATGCGAAATTGATCCGAACATTGGTTTTTATTCAGGAACAAGGTATTGCTGAAGCGGACGAGTGGGATGAGCAAGATGCGATCTCACAACACTTTGTCATCTATGATCAGGATCAGCCGATTGCGACAGCACGATTATTGCAAAATAATAGCGTTGGGCGAGTTGCTGTGCTTAAGGCTTATCGGGGGCAAGGGCTTGGTCAAATGATTATGCTGGATATTATTGCCTTTGCGAAGCAGCAGGGACGTGCATTCCTGCATTTGTCTTCACAAGTCCATGCGATGTCATTTTATCAGCAGCTTGGTTTTGTGGTGCAAGGGGATGAATATGATGAGTGTGGAATTCCACATATTGAGATGATTATGTCAATGATTGAACAAGTGCAATGTAAATAA
- a CDS encoding SAM-dependent methyltransferase yields the protein MFAPNFSFEQEQQFFLDIQQSIENNSFDRLILSQYKGEMAQLEKMTFRVIELQGQASLSCLYHHTTQDITKNYSIAEGLEKIAELLSLSKQANLFSTEQDVQLKKNKKKAILNTQKKQASTDKVGQQQHNREKQRYVQQQSPFLKHLGITDEKGQIVPSMARKWKQINKFIEIFSHAYEQIDASQQELNIVDFGSGKGYLTFALYDYLQAQHKTPLITGVELRSNLVEFCQNVADQTGFSHLDFFEGDVRSYQPEKLDVMIALHACDIATDFAIHTGIRLNASMIMCAPCCHKELRPQLQSPEVLQPMLQFGIHAGQQAEMLTDTLRALLLKAYGYETKVFEFVSLEHTSKNKMILATKRKDIQQPDAKIMQQIQALKVMYGIEKQSLELLLQDQMPVENIGCKC from the coding sequence ATGTTTGCGCCGAATTTTTCTTTTGAACAAGAACAGCAGTTTTTCTTGGATATCCAGCAATCTATTGAAAATAATAGCTTTGATCGCCTGATTTTAAGTCAGTACAAAGGCGAAATGGCGCAACTAGAAAAAATGACATTCCGTGTGATTGAACTACAGGGACAGGCAAGCTTGTCTTGTTTATATCATCACACCACACAAGACATCACTAAAAACTATAGTATTGCCGAAGGTTTGGAAAAGATTGCTGAGTTATTGAGTCTGTCTAAGCAAGCCAATCTATTTAGCACTGAACAAGACGTTCAACTGAAGAAAAATAAAAAGAAAGCCATATTGAACACTCAGAAGAAACAGGCATCGACCGATAAAGTAGGGCAACAGCAGCACAATCGTGAAAAGCAGCGTTATGTACAACAGCAGAGCCCATTTTTAAAGCATCTCGGTATTACTGATGAAAAAGGGCAAATCGTTCCAAGTATGGCGCGTAAGTGGAAGCAGATTAATAAATTTATTGAAATCTTTTCACATGCCTATGAACAGATTGATGCATCACAACAAGAATTGAATATTGTCGATTTTGGCTCAGGCAAAGGCTATCTAACTTTTGCTTTATATGACTATTTACAGGCACAGCATAAAACACCGTTAATTACGGGCGTTGAATTGCGTTCGAATCTGGTTGAATTTTGCCAAAATGTTGCTGATCAAACGGGTTTTAGTCATCTGGATTTCTTTGAAGGGGATGTGCGTAGTTATCAGCCAGAAAAATTAGATGTGATGATTGCATTGCATGCCTGTGATATCGCCACTGACTTTGCTATTCATACCGGCATTCGTCTGAATGCATCCATGATTATGTGTGCACCGTGTTGCCATAAGGAACTCCGTCCACAGCTACAAAGTCCAGAGGTGTTACAGCCGATGTTGCAATTTGGCATTCATGCAGGACAACAGGCTGAAATGCTGACCGATACTTTACGTGCGTTACTGCTTAAAGCCTATGGTTATGAAACTAAAGTTTTTGAGTTTGTGTCTTTGGAGCATACCAGTAAGAATAAAATGATTTTGGCGACGAAACGAAAGGATATTCAACAACCTGATGCCAAAATCATGCAACAGATTCAAGCGTTAAAAGTCATGTATGGCATTGAGAAACAGAGTTTGGAATTATTATTACAAGATCAGATGCCAGTCGAGAATATCGGTTGTAAGTGTTAA
- a CDS encoding hemolysin III family protein — MNTNTLLDYDPKEELINAYSHGAGAVLALIASIFLIIKGYGLPLGQWISLWVYGFSLVLLLSSSMLYHFAQDERKRYWYKKLDHTAIYYLIAGTYTPFLSIAIPTAKAHYLLIALWAIALIGTLFKLVFIHRFQKLSLAAYLVMGWLAVLVMDDMQRYLSKEAVQLLIAGGLAYTIGTLFYALKKVRYTHAIWHVFVLLGAGLHFLAIYCYVL; from the coding sequence ATGAACACAAACACATTACTGGACTATGACCCCAAAGAAGAATTGATTAACGCCTATAGTCATGGGGCTGGCGCAGTACTGGCTTTAATTGCCTCAATTTTTTTGATCATCAAAGGCTATGGCCTGCCTTTAGGGCAATGGATCAGTTTATGGGTCTATGGCTTTAGCTTGGTACTATTGCTCAGTAGTTCCATGCTGTATCACTTTGCCCAAGATGAACGTAAACGCTATTGGTATAAAAAACTGGATCATACCGCGATTTACTATCTGATTGCAGGCACCTATACCCCTTTTCTCAGTATTGCCATTCCAACTGCCAAGGCACATTATTTATTGATTGCTTTATGGGCCATTGCCCTGATCGGTACTTTGTTCAAACTGGTATTCATTCATCGCTTCCAAAAACTTTCTTTAGCCGCTTATTTAGTCATGGGCTGGCTCGCTGTTTTGGTGATGGATGATATGCAACGTTATCTGTCTAAAGAAGCGGTACAACTGCTAATTGCTGGTGGGTTGGCTTATACCATCGGCACATTGTTTTATGCCTTAAAAAAGGTAAGATATACCCACGCAATTTGGCATGTTTTTGTGCTATTAGGCGCAGGATTACACTTTTTGGCAATCTACTGTTATGTATTATAA